The DNA sequence AACCGAATTGGTATTGGAACCAGTTTTTAgctattgttaaaaaaaacCCTAGTCTGGCTAGCCTCACCTCATTTGTTTtcggtggattgtaatttctattacTCATATTAGGGGTGGTTGTTTTTGGCGGATAGTAAGTTTTGCTactcatcttttactttgaatcattTCATTGCTACTcacattattttgttggaaaagtttaaatcaaaaaataaaataaaagaaaacaaattttcGGATAGGTCTTGAAACTGGATTGAAAAATAGGTTTCAAGACAAACATGGtaagttttaggtttcaaatttttagaaCCAGTTATAATAGCGTCGATTTTAGGGTCTAGATTTAGAACCTACTCACTCGGCCCACGCTCACCGCTAGTTAAGCATGCTAAAAAGCAATCACTTCACTGTATCGGTGCTTATGATATTTTATTACACTAAGACGAATGGAAAGCAATCAAACTTATCTTTACtccatattaaattaaatttctaggatttatttctttaaagtgaaaaaaaaataaatcattttgcATTGATCTAAGTTTCAAATTATTAATAGGCATGCGAACTTTCATCTTtatatttcgacaaaaaaaaatcattttcaaataatgtcCAGCTTCTAAAATCTTTTAGCACATAAAAACATACAAAAATCAACATAAGGTCATTTTATAACTACTCATAATTTTAACAAATCTTAATATAAGAAACACAAGGGTGGATAGATCCACCCAACAATACCGTAGACGGTCGGAAGCAAGCTATTTTAATggaggaaaatgacataaatggtattcaaattttgatttgacGTGCAATGTTGTCTCtcgacttttaatttgtttgacgTGTGCATAAATTATAAGTGCTCAATTGAGTCCCTAGAGTATATGAAAGTGTTCGATGTCGTTTTTAAGAATTTGTTGACGTGGTTTCCAATTCGTTAAATCAAAATGGCGGTTAACAAAAAATAGTTTCACGTGAATTATCAAAGCAACATTTTAAACTCAAATAGGGTTATCAAATAATAATTTACATGTTAACTCCgtgatttcattttcaaaaagcATACGGATAAAAAGCATGAGATGTTGACCCGTCATTATTGAAAATCCAACTCAGCATACAACAATCCACATCATCATTTATCTGATTTGTCGAGCAAACAGAAAGATTACATTAAGCATTTGTCAATAGTGAGGGGATGGATGATaccgaacaaattaaaagttgaaagatgacattgcatatttgattaaattttatggactatttgtgccatttttctttttaataactAAACGCCTTTCATAAAACAACCTTACGTTGAGAAATGGGAAGGCCCAAAATAAACCTAGGGGTCAAATTGATACGGGAACAATTTTTCGGGGGGCAAAAGTTAAATATCTCTGAACTTTGGGGTTCGGAATCAACCCAATCCACTCGACGTGGCTGAAATCACGAAGTTGACAAAACTCGCAGCTTGAGCACTCGAGCCACAGAGCGCAAAAGGTTCCTAACCCTCGGTACTTCAAGAACGaacgagagaggagagagagagatccggcGACCATGACGACGGCGGAAGCGGAGGCACTAGACTTCGAGCCCGAGGACGACGACCTCATGGACGAGGACGGCGCTCCCGACGCCGACGCCTCCCCGCGAGCCCCGCTTCCCAAGCTCAAATCCGCCATCACCGGCGGCGCCTCCTCCTCGCTCGCCCCTAGGAAGACTAAGGGCCGCGGGTTCCGAGAGGAGGCCGACGTCGAGCGCAACAACCGCCTCGCCGGGCGCGACTTCGACTCCCTCGACACCGACGGCGGCCCCGGCCCTCTGCGATGTCAGTAGTCCCTAATTTAATCTTCCTTGACATTCACTGTGCCTAGGATTTCATGTTTGTGCTCATAGattgatgcgttaaatgcgcGGTCTCTTTTACGTCAGATTTGAATGTTATTTCCCAACGCTAGGGTTTTGTTGGTTCCATGTGATTTTCGATGCTTAATTTCCTTTTGGACTGTATTGCCTTTCAAGCTTTGTTCGGATTAATACCGGCGTAggatttcttcttttgctttttaaacTAAGCGGGATGATGTAGGGGACCAGTGGGAAGATAACTGCACATGACAGCACAAAATCAATGTCATCAGCATGTTACAAATGTGCTGATAAACTGATGTGTGCTGATACGCGAGCCAAATTTTAGAGGAGATGCATGGTGTGGCTTTCCTTTTCTCGTTGGTGAGAAAAGGGCCACAGTGGGTGGACAGTGTAGATTTTATCATTAGTACGTGATAGTTAGGGCTTGAACTGGTATCATTTTCTTGGCCTCTGTGTAAGAGTACGATGTCAAAGCGATGAGGAAGAAATCGTGGTTGGTTTATGGCAGGATCGACATGAGTCTAATTATCTCAGGCAAAGTAGAGTGAATCTAATGACCTTCTTTGTTGAATGCTTAAGGGAGCTTATTCGCTTTGTGAGGAAATAGAACATGTCTCTGCCTTTGTGCGGGGACCAGGGACGGATTTTGCTGGCCCTTCTTCTCTTGTAACGTGTAACAGTCTGGATGCTATTTCAATGGACGACTAGGTGGTTGAATTTGCAGGAAAATGTAAAATCCTCAGGATGTTGCTTAGCATGCCAATCTTTCTCTGTGATAGTGAAGCCTAAAAATGTAGTGAAGTTGACCACCTTCATAAATCGTTCTACTTATATGAGTAACgttgaaattagaaaataacaaCAAACAACGATGGGGCTTTCAGCTGAAATAAAGATAAATGCACATCTGCCTTTCGTTCTTTACAGAGGAAATTGTCATTGCCCACATATGATGCTTGAACTTGATTCTTGAAGTTTGCCCCTGTACTCTTACTTTGGTTCTAACGGACTGCTATATAAATGACGAAGGAGGAAACTGCTGAATTCAGttcatttttggttttcttGCTCTACTTGTTAGTATTTATTGGAATGTTTGACTATTGCAGCCATTGAGGGATGGATCATTCTTGTGACTGGAGTGCATGAAGAGGCCCAAGAAGATGATCTGCAAAATGCTTTTGGAGAGTTTGGAGAGATCAAGAATTTGCATTTAAATCTTGACCGGCGAACTGGATTTGTTAAGGTAAACAACTTCTTTGTTCTTGGATTAGTTTTTAGCTCATCTCATTCGAATCTTTCTGGTTGGCAAACTCTGTGATGACGTTATCTATTTAGTAGTTGCAAAAAAGTGGAAAATaatgcaattgaaaaaaaaggaaagcaaggTTTTGGACTTGATTGTTGAAACTTGCTTATAGTGCTTAATGTGAGTGGACTTTTGGGTATCATCATCGTTCCCCAGAATTTTAAGTGGGTTAAAGTTTTTAGCGTGATCCATTTTTTTGCTACATGATATCTAACAGACATGGAGTGCTTCATCTAtgggaaaaaagatgaaaaccaATTGGGGAAAAATCACCAAGGGCTATATAGTCcttgctttctttttattctaaACCTCGCTGGATGGCAAAACACTCTCATCTTTAGGGTTTAAGACATATATCTTCATGCAATAGGATGGTTAAACCGTCCATTAGTAGCGTTTCTTTTGGGCTCCCAAATCTCATGCAtcatttatatgtttttttacCAGAACTTATTAACACACATGAGAAAAGCTGTACCGCAGAAAGTTGTTCATTACTTTTCAACATAATTTCCTGTGCAAACCCCGATTAGGAAACTGGATAGTTCCTTAGAACAAAACAACCTTGACTTATATCTACCTTCCAGATAAGTGATATCATAATCATAAAAGAAATTGAACAAGCAGTGCTTTGTACTCTTTGCAGATATAATCACCTCCACTACTCAATGGAAACTAAAAAAAGAGTCGATGAGGAATATAAGCCTCTTCACTGTGGTTGCAGTTGTTCTTGTTGTTAATTTTGACATAAATTATTCTTATGGATAGCTTATTGTGGGTTCCTTCTTAGGGTTATGCACTCATCGAATATGAGAACTTCGAGGAAGCACAGAATGCAATAGCTCAGATGAATGGGACGGAACTTCTCACCCAGACGATCATTGTTGACTGGGCCTTTAGCAACGGGCCTTCTGTCAGGAGGAGGAATATGAGGAAGAGGAGGTTTGATTCTGAACAAATATATTAGTCTATAAATCATCATAATATTGTGATTTCTTCCTGCACTCAGCCAAAATGCCTGAAAATTAGAAGGCAATCAACGTGAAAGAAATATAGGGTCAACTAAAAAATCACTGCTTGCTCGCTTTCATGTGATAATCTTAATTGGAGAGGTTTTAGTAGATCCCCAGATGTGGCTGTCACTTTCATTTCCATAGCTTGAGTCGAGTCTGAAGCTTTGAACGTTATTTATGCTGTATATGCCTAAAAACTTTGCAGGGAACCACGAGGACATCGCTCGAGGAGCCCTAACAGAAGATACTAAGGGCGGCCTGGGTCTCCAATACTATGTGGATGTTTGGATCTTCCACAAGAACATCGTATTCGTTTTTATTATGAATCAAGAGATATGTTTTTCGTGATCTAGAATTAGCAATGTTTGTGTTTGCTGACGCCTTCCTTAATATTCTATTCTCGTGGTGTTATGTGATGGCCTAACTAACTCTTGGAAGGATGTGTCTCCCTGTGAATCACTGACTTCATTTATTTTGGTGCTATGAAGTTTCCTGCTAGCATCTTGTCTAAGACAATGACTCCCATTTTGTGATTAAAGTCTTGATGGCTAGATTACCTCCTGGGCGATTTGCGTGGTGTATGGCCGTAGCACTGTCACCATTTCTTCACGTGTTTAATTAGTTCTTTGGCAAAGCACATGCACCGAGCATGTCTCTCCGCTCTGTTTTCTGGGAAAATTTGATTACTGACCGAGGAAATGTTTTCCTATGAAAGAGCCTGTGAATAGGCTTCCAGTGAAAGATGTTGCGTTCGCTAATCTATTGGTTTGTCGTTCGATTTGGTGGGCTATGTTATGCAGCAGAACAAAAGGCTTGGTCTGCTTGAAATCGCTCCGCCTGGCCATCCATCAGCTTATGATGTGATGTTCCTTAGGGCCTGATCTGCTTGCGATGTTTCCCAAGTTACTTTTGTTAACCTCCAAAATATAGAGGGTTCGAATCTCGTATTTAGCTAATGTATGATCTGGGAAATTTGCACTGCACGATCACTGGCATGTTCATCTGGACAATCAGAATGTGAATCGCACCAAGCGTTAGGTGTTCAGATGAGGTGGATGGTTTGGATTTCCAAATTAATCTGTAACCTAAACCGGTGCAATATTGGCtcgatttgtgttaatttatcATCATCAATTTCCGGAAATAAATAAGAAACAACTATCAAATAGTAACCCGCAGTGCGGGAGAAACATGGTTTCTTGAATGACGATATCTTGAAAGGAAATGTTAGAAAACAATCGAAAGAGATTTAACAGTCTCAAAATCCAAACGAAATAACATCAATTATTCCATATGAAACGTACGTTTACAGTTCTAAAGCACACGGTTTGTTCTGAAATAATCATATAAGGATGGGCTTTTACTATGTATATCTATGGAAAAGAAGTCAAACCAAGATTGAAACAAACCAAAAATAATCGACTCTGCTCTCTTGCGAAAGAGCACCGAACAAAGAAACGATGAATCGAAAATCAAAAACTTGGATTTGGTCGAACTTTTTTGAGAACCTTACCGCAGAAAGCCAACTATTTAGGTGGAGGAGTGAATGGCCGTATACGCTTCACGTCAAGGTGTCAAGCTCCTGTACATGTGACGTTAGATTAAGTTCCATGCGCTGTAAGTAGCATCATAACAGCAGCTGATGTAAACCATATCGAAGTCTCACACATGGTGTGAAATTCAAGTCTCATGTCTTTCAGCGAGGGTCATAACAACATCCCTTAATGGTATTAGAATTCACCTCAATGCGATGGAAGTAATCCCtgtaggaaaaagaaagaaaggtcaTGATGGCGGTCCCCTGAACAACCTGAGTAGCTCGGGACCAagaaaagtagaagaagaagaagaggaaaagatataaaaaagaCAAGTACAGAGAAGGTCGATGTTGAGAGTCCTGGTCCAGGCGGACATTAAATTCCTGGGAAAGGCCGGAGATCAAAAGGACCCTTATGTTAGAATcctttgaagaagaaaacagaaaggtCTCATGCTGACCAAAAAACccatagaaaaagagaaa is a window from the Rhodamnia argentea isolate NSW1041297 chromosome 8, ASM2092103v1, whole genome shotgun sequence genome containing:
- the LOC115735520 gene encoding RNA-binding protein Y14; this encodes MTTAEAEALDFEPEDDDLMDEDGAPDADASPRAPLPKLKSAITGGASSSLAPRKTKGRGFREEADVERNNRLAGRDFDSLDTDGGPGPLRSIEGWIILVTGVHEEAQEDDLQNAFGEFGEIKNLHLNLDRRTGFVKGYALIEYENFEEAQNAIAQMNGTELLTQTIIVDWAFSNGPSVRRRNMRKRREPRGHRSRSPNRRY